One Prunus dulcis chromosome 7, ALMONDv2, whole genome shotgun sequence DNA segment encodes these proteins:
- the LOC117634474 gene encoding phosphatidylinositol 4-phosphate 5-kinase 5-like, which translates to MSKESSSSVYKAWEATVRKTQAARKRANSIFGISVDHADEDDHDHSSDESDCGPEEMIYNADRILPNGDYYTGFWCENFPHGQGKYLWTDGCMYVGEWFKGKTMGKGRFSWPSGATYEGEFKSGYMDGNGTYTGTNGDTYKGQWVMNLKHGHGTKHYSNGDWYEGEWRRGLQEGHGRYQWKDGDNYTGEWKNGVICGKGSFIWSNGNRYDGNWEDSVPKGNGTFRWPDGSLYVGNWSKDPSEQNGTYYPSQSSPDANLEWNPQDVYNVDLKDCKICPGEKVSILPSQKKLAVWRSAKGESVKPRRMSVDGRVSVGLDRPFDRLQMWDGGDHDPPCNAGDHRPSTVGEELVEDLMGLHVEDGSQRGLAMKVSKTARRQGETISKGHKNYELMLNLQLGIRHSVGRPGPSGSLDLKPSAFDPREKYWTRFPPEGSKYTPPHQSCEFKWKDYCPLVFRTLRKLFKVDAADYMLSICGNDALRELSSPGKSGSFFYLTNDDRYMIKTMKKAEVKVLMRMLSAYYNHVRAYENTLVTKFYGLHCVKLTGQPIQKKVRFIIMGNLFCSEYTIHRRFDLKGSSLGRTTDKPLTEIDEMTILKDLDLNFIFRLQKSWFQDFCRQIDRDCEFLEQERIMDYSLLVGLHFRNTSAAGDLIPSGALTPTAENESDGTPRLSRADMDQLLLDPSRWASIKLGLNMPARVEKTERKSDCEFQLVGDPTGEFYEVIMFFGIIDILQDYDISKKLEHAYKSIQYDPTSISAVDPRQYSRRFRDFIYKVFAEETS; encoded by the exons ATGAGCAAAGAAAGCAGTAGCAGTGTGTATAAGGCATGGGAGGCTACGGTGCGCAAAACGCAGGCTGCAAGGAAGCGTGCCAATAGCATTTTTGGAATTTCAGTGGACCATGCAGACGAGGATGATCATGATCATAGCAGCGACGAAAGTGATTGTGGCCCTGAAGAAATGATATATAATGCAGATAGGATTCTTCCCAATGGAGACTACTACACCGGTTTTTGGTGCGAAAATTTCCCTCATGGCCAAGGCAAGTACTTGTGGACCGACGGGTGTATGTACGTTGGAGAGTGGTTTAAAGGCAAAACCATGGGGAAAGGCAGGTTCAGTTGGCCTTCCGGGGCAACATATGAGGGCGAATTTAAAAGTGGGTACATGGATGGAAATGGCACATACACAGGGACAAATGGTGACACTTACAAGGGACAATGGGTTATGAATTTGAAACATGGACACGGTACTAAGCATTATTCAAATGGGGATTGGTATGAAGGCGAATGGAGACGCGGGTTGCAAGAAGGTCATGGGAGGTATCAATGGAAGGATGGGGATAATTATACTGGGGAATGGAAGAATGGAGTGATTTGTGGAAAGGGGTCATTTATTTGGAGTAATGGGAATAGGTATGATGGAAATTGGGAAGATTCGGTGCCTAAAGGGAATGGGACTTTCAGATGGCCTGATGGGAGTCTTTATGTAGGGAATTGGAGTAAGGATCCAAGTGAGCAAAATGGGACTTATTATCCATCCCAGTCATCTCCAGATGCCAATCTTGAATGGAACCCTCAAGATGTATACAATGTTGACTTGAAGGATTGTAAAATATGTCCCGGGGAGAAGGTTTCGATTTTGCCATCGCAGAAGAAGCTTGCGGTGTGGAGATCAGCAAAGGGTGAAAGTGTTAAGCCAAGAAGAATGTCGGTGGACGGAAGGGTAAGTGTAGGGTTGGATAGACCATTTGATAGGCTGCAAATGTGGGATGGTGGTGATCATGATCCACCTTGTAATGCTGGTGATCATAGGCCTTCTACTGTGGGGGAAGAATTGGTTGAAGATTTGATGGGTTTACATGTGGAAGATGGGAGTCAAAGGGGACTGGCAATGAAGGTATCTAAGACGGCTAGGAGACAAGGGGAAACAATCAGCAAGGGGCACAAAAATTATGAACTCATGCTCAATTTGCAGCTAGGAATCAG GCATTCTGTTGGAAGACCAGGTCCATCTGGATCCCTTGACCTGAAGCCTTCGGCTTTCGACCCCAGGGAAAAATATTGGACAAGATTTCCTCCAGAAGGCTCCAAATATACTCCACCACACCAGTCCTGTGAATTTAAATGGAAGGATTACTGCCCTTTAGTCTTCAG GACTCTTAGGAAGTTGTTCAAGGTCGATGCAGCTGACTACATGTTATCAATCTGTGGCAATGATGCTCTTCGGGAACTCTCTTCTCCTGGTAAAAGTGGCAGCTTCTTTTACTTGACCAATGACGACCGCTATATGATCAAAACTATGAAGAAGGCAGAAGTAAAA GTGCTTATGAGGATGCTTTCGGCCTATTATAACCATGTTCGGGCATATGAGAACACTCTAGTGACTAAATTTTATGGTCTGCACTGTGTAAAACTAACTGGCCAACCTATTCAAAAGAAG GTGCGGTTCATCATTATGGGGAACCTTTTCTGTTCTGAATACACGATTCATAGGCGTTTTGACTTGAAGGGGTCTTCCCTTGGTCGAACAACAGATAAGCCTTTGACAGAGATTGATGAAATGACTATCCTTAAAGACCTTGATCTTAACTTTATATTCCGGCTTCAGAAGTCATGGTTTCAAGACTTTTGCAG GCAAATTGATAGAGATTGTGAGTTTCTTGAACAGGAGAGAATAATGGATTATAGTCTGCTGGTTGGACTTCATTTCAGAAATACATCAGCTGCCGGGGATCTGATTCCTTCTGGAGCCCTCACTCCTACTG CTGAAAATGAGAGCGATGGAACCCCCCGGCTTTCAAGAGCAGACATGGATCAGCTTCTTTTAGACCCATCGAG GTGGGCTAGTATTAAACTGGGGCTGAATATGCCAGCAAGAGTTGAaaagacagagagaaaaagtGATTGTGAGTTTCAGCTTGTGGGTGACCCAACAGGGGAGTTTTATGAAGTGATAATGTTCTTTGGGATCATAGACATACTTCAAGACTATGACATTAGCAAGAAGCTGGAGCATGCATACAAATCCATCCAATATGACCCAACTTCGATCTCAGCTGTTGATCCAAGACAATATTCAAGGCGCTTTCGTGATTTCATATATAAAGTATTTGCTGAAGAGACTTCTTGA